A region from the Halomarina litorea genome encodes:
- the priS gene encoding DNA primase small subunit PriS produces MDQRTREYLRGRFGDHYRRGSVDLPPAADEREWGHIPFTAGEGTTMVRHQSHLDIGALDAFLASERPRHVYFSAGRYADPSAGSMDEKGWRESDLVFDLDADHLPGVDPEADSYASMLATCKDALYALLDFLEDDFAFEDLTVVFSGGRGYHVHVRDESIRGLGRDQRREIVDYVRGIGLDDVTQLTRTETVSGMGLKNPVEKRTLHTDGGWGRRVHRRLLAVADEVRELDEDEGVARLREYDGIGEKGATTLQKAMTDNYDALRAGNLEAAGQYTRKLAGLLFEDAIAEEGAPIDEPVTTDINRLIRLPGSLHGGSGLAVRHIERDELDDFDPLVDAVPETFRGHDITVETDAARVVELDGETYNISEGINTVKESVGVFLMARGHARKSTEAE; encoded by the coding sequence ATGGACCAGCGGACGCGCGAGTACCTCCGGGGACGCTTCGGCGACCACTACCGGCGGGGCTCGGTCGACCTGCCGCCCGCCGCCGACGAACGCGAGTGGGGGCACATCCCCTTCACGGCGGGCGAGGGGACGACGATGGTCCGCCACCAGTCGCACCTCGACATCGGGGCGCTCGACGCCTTCCTCGCCAGCGAGCGCCCCCGCCACGTCTACTTCTCCGCGGGCCGGTACGCCGACCCGAGCGCCGGGTCGATGGACGAGAAGGGCTGGCGCGAGTCGGACCTCGTCTTCGACCTCGACGCCGACCATCTGCCGGGGGTCGACCCGGAGGCCGACTCCTACGCGTCGATGCTCGCGACGTGCAAGGACGCCCTCTACGCCCTGCTGGACTTCCTCGAGGACGACTTCGCCTTCGAGGACCTCACCGTCGTCTTCTCGGGCGGACGGGGCTACCACGTCCACGTCCGCGACGAGTCGATACGGGGGCTGGGTCGCGACCAGCGCCGCGAAATCGTCGACTACGTGCGCGGCATCGGCCTGGACGACGTGACCCAACTCACCCGCACCGAGACGGTGTCGGGGATGGGCCTGAAGAACCCCGTCGAGAAGCGCACCCTCCACACCGACGGCGGGTGGGGCCGGCGGGTCCACCGCCGACTGCTCGCCGTCGCCGACGAGGTGCGCGAACTGGACGAGGACGAGGGGGTCGCCCGCCTCCGCGAGTACGACGGCATCGGCGAGAAGGGCGCGACGACGCTCCAGAAGGCGATGACGGACAACTACGACGCGCTGCGAGCGGGCAACCTCGAAGCCGCGGGGCAGTACACCCGGAAGCTCGCGGGGCTGCTGTTCGAGGACGCCATCGCCGAGGAGGGCGCGCCCATCGACGAGCCCGTGACGACGGACATCAACCGGCTCATCCGCCTACCCGGGAGCCTCCACGGAGGGAGCGGCCTCGCGGTGCGCCACATCGAGCGCGACGAACTGGACGACTTCGACCCGCTGGTCGACGCCGTCCCCGAGACGTTCCGCGGGCACGACATCACCGTCGAGACGGACGCGGCGCGGGTGGTCGAACTCGACGGGGAAACGTATAATATCTCGGAGGGAATCAACACCGTGAAGGAGAGCGTGGGCGTCTTCCTGATGGCACGCGGTCACGCGCGGAAGTCCACCGAAGCGGAGTAA
- a CDS encoding group I truncated hemoglobin — protein MAESIYREIGGREAVEAVVDDFYDRVLSDDDLVGYFEGYDMQELRAHQVQFVSSVAGGPADYSGQDMREAHDHLDIAEADFDAVATYLEGALRDNGVGEENVDAIMTEVAALKAPVLDR, from the coding sequence ATGGCAGAGTCCATCTACCGAGAGATTGGCGGTCGTGAGGCGGTCGAAGCCGTCGTCGACGACTTCTACGACCGGGTGCTGTCGGACGACGACCTCGTCGGCTACTTCGAGGGGTACGACATGCAGGAACTCCGCGCCCACCAGGTGCAGTTCGTCAGTTCCGTCGCCGGCGGTCCCGCCGACTACTCCGGCCAGGACATGCGCGAGGCGCACGACCACCTCGACATCGCGGAGGCGGACTTCGACGCCGTCGCGACGTACCTCGAAGGGGCACTCCGTGACAACGGCGTCGGGGAGGAGAACGTCGATGCCATCATGACGGAGGTGGCCGCGCTGAAGGCCCCCGTCCTCGACCGGTAG
- a CDS encoding DNA replication complex subunit Gins51 produces MNLDELQSVQSRERQTDSLQQLRESFYEEAGRFIAQLREERERAAEAAEDPFDAPEVRRLTDDIKTAERTVEAIYERRIGKLVKQASLDAAGMAADASGLTTEELDVFERLVDTIEANRAHVLDEVVAGDPTESTDRSSEGTATEADDTSPVDSVEGDPSRKAGRPPETPSDASDVGADAGADPSDEPTTESVSAADVMGGDVPSDPTGSEEGTDPSPAEVPPDAGADPTGQAARDSESRQVPPDTPSETDAARAPTAAPETPDDGRTPDVEGDSDEPDQRDAVERTTVRITQDVGEILGIDERSYTLASEDVVTLPSANAEPLLQRNAAERLD; encoded by the coding sequence ATGAACCTCGACGAACTCCAATCGGTCCAGAGCCGGGAGCGACAGACCGACAGCCTCCAGCAACTCCGCGAGTCGTTCTACGAGGAGGCCGGCCGCTTCATCGCTCAGCTCCGCGAGGAGCGCGAGCGGGCCGCGGAGGCCGCCGAGGACCCCTTCGACGCCCCCGAGGTGCGGCGGCTCACCGACGACATCAAGACCGCAGAGCGCACCGTCGAGGCCATCTACGAGCGCCGTATCGGCAAGCTCGTCAAACAGGCGAGCCTCGACGCCGCGGGCATGGCCGCCGACGCGTCGGGACTCACCACCGAGGAACTGGACGTGTTCGAGCGACTGGTCGACACCATCGAGGCCAACCGCGCGCACGTCCTCGACGAAGTCGTCGCGGGCGACCCCACCGAATCGACGGACCGGTCGTCGGAGGGGACGGCGACGGAGGCGGACGACACCTCGCCGGTCGACTCCGTGGAGGGCGACCCCTCGCGGAAGGCCGGGCGGCCCCCCGAGACGCCGAGCGACGCGAGCGACGTCGGAGCCGACGCCGGGGCGGACCCCTCGGACGAACCGACCACTGAGAGCGTCAGCGCGGCGGACGTGATGGGTGGCGACGTGCCGAGCGACCCCACGGGGTCGGAGGAAGGCACCGACCCGTCCCCCGCCGAGGTACCGCCGGATGCGGGGGCCGACCCGACGGGGCAGGCGGCCCGCGACAGCGAGAGCCGGCAGGTGCCCCCGGACACGCCGTCGGAGACGGACGCCGCACGCGCGCCCACCGCCGCGCCGGAGACGCCCGACGACGGACGGACGCCCGACGTGGAGGGCGATTCGGACGAACCCGACCAACGGGACGCCGTCGAACGGACGACGGTTCGCATCACGCAGGACGTCGGCGAGATTCTCGGCATCGACGAGCGCTCCTACACCCTCGCGAGCGAGGACGTGGTGACGCTCCCGAGCGCCAACGCCGAACCTCTCCTCCAGCGGAACGCCGCCGAACGGCTGGACTGA
- a CDS encoding DUF502 domain-containing protein, with product MGLDDGDVGTVELRKGMRQRVRDWMVTGAALVIPILVTVVVLAAIVNFVSKTMDPMVNVLATSLGFVKADTQVDRAFVKVAAIVVVFGATLVVGVVANTEPTNGRFADVFHEGMERIPAVGSIYSGFRQMSEVVVESDVDSFQDVKLVEFPTKGSYTIAFVTADTPSNVEQAAGHPDMVTLFMPMAPNPVMGGYVLHVDRSRVVDIDMTVEEGVQSIVTSGVTVNGDQSARELSPERLRSMGLSAGNSGLVGHDGDADATDQVPQQDPGERAE from the coding sequence ATGGGGCTGGACGACGGTGATGTCGGGACTGTGGAGTTACGGAAGGGGATGCGCCAGCGCGTCCGGGACTGGATGGTCACGGGCGCGGCGCTGGTCATCCCGATTCTGGTGACGGTGGTCGTCCTCGCGGCCATCGTCAACTTCGTCTCGAAGACGATGGACCCGATGGTGAACGTCCTCGCGACGTCGCTCGGGTTTGTCAAGGCCGACACGCAGGTCGACCGGGCGTTCGTGAAGGTTGCCGCCATCGTCGTGGTGTTCGGGGCGACGCTGGTCGTCGGCGTCGTCGCCAACACCGAACCCACGAACGGCAGGTTCGCCGACGTGTTCCACGAGGGGATGGAGCGCATCCCCGCCGTCGGTTCCATCTACTCCGGGTTCCGCCAGATGAGCGAGGTGGTCGTCGAGAGCGACGTGGACAGCTTTCAGGACGTGAAACTCGTCGAGTTCCCCACCAAGGGGTCGTATACCATCGCGTTCGTCACGGCCGACACGCCGAGCAACGTCGAACAGGCGGCGGGTCACCCGGACATGGTGACGCTGTTCATGCCGATGGCCCCGAACCCGGTGATGGGTGGGTACGTCCTCCACGTCGACCGCTCCCGGGTCGTCGACATCGACATGACCGTCGAGGAGGGCGTCCAGTCCATCGTCACCAGCGGGGTGACCGTCAACGGCGACCAGTCGGCCCGGGAACTCTCCCCGGAACGCCTCCGGTCGATGGGGCTCTCGGCGGGGAACAGCGGCCTCGTCGGGCACGACGGCGACGCCGACGCGACCGACCAGGTCCCACAGCAGGACCCCGGCGAGCGAGCGGAGTAG
- a CDS encoding GNAT family N-acetyltransferase, with amino-acid sequence MSVNVESRVVAPGHDAYVDEAWDLKERIRTGEGVLKQRRGFFTDAYRRSTVYCYVCEDELVAFAATRRDGYILFLAVTPEYRGSGYGKRLVATVADNHSSVTCHARTTNHNALDFYEHLGFEVKRRVNGYYEDGGDAYYLSLGEAGFRDKLSRFMGF; translated from the coding sequence GTGAGCGTCAACGTCGAGTCCCGCGTCGTCGCCCCCGGCCACGACGCCTACGTGGACGAAGCCTGGGACCTGAAAGAGCGCATTCGCACGGGGGAGGGGGTCCTCAAGCAGCGACGCGGGTTCTTCACCGACGCCTACCGCCGCTCGACGGTCTACTGCTACGTCTGCGAGGACGAACTGGTCGCGTTCGCCGCCACCCGTCGCGACGGCTACATCCTCTTTCTCGCCGTCACCCCCGAGTACCGCGGCAGCGGCTACGGGAAACGCCTCGTGGCCACCGTCGCCGACAACCACTCCTCGGTGACCTGCCACGCCCGGACCACGAACCACAACGCCCTCGACTTCTACGAACACCTCGGCTTCGAGGTCAAGCGCCGCGTCAACGGCTACTACGAGGACGGCGGCGACGCCTACTACCTCAGCCTCGGCGAGGCCGGCTTCCGCGACAAGCTCTCGCGGTTCATGGGCTTCTAG